The segment GGAAGCATCCGCAATCCCCGGCATTCTTCGGCATCCAACCGAAGAGGACCTCATCGTGGCTATTGAAGAAAGTGCCCGATGGGCGAATTCCCGCGGTCATTACGATGATCAAAAGAAGCAGCGGGAATCCGGATCCTACATGCGCGTGGACAGCGTGGGGGAAAGGTCCGAATCAATTGAGATCCCCAGAAAGCCCCGCATCCTACGAGTCGGCAAGATGCATATCGCCGTGGACCAAGAGGTCCTGAAGGATCCGTTTGGGCGGAAATCGTCCATCGAAAGACGATCGAGGGGCGAGGAAGCAGGTAAGCGCAATGTCAGTGTATGGCGCCGGATGGTCGAGCTGCTGCCCGAATCATTTGAAGGAGAGCTTCGTCGCCTCATCCGTCAGGAACGTTTTAACAGAGGGAACGGTGGGCACCTGAACGATCTGCAACTCGCCTGCATGCTCCCCCACGCAGTCGTCGTTGCGTATGTCAAAGAGCCGCTGAAGCGTGCCATGCGCCTTGTCGCGCGACGAGGCGTCGGTAATGAAACACCGATCGGAGTGCCTGTGAAAGGGGAAAATTTCTCCATCCTGTCCGTCGTGACCAAGAATGCTCAACCGGAATTGTTGTGGACGATCGGCAATTACAACCTCGTGAAGTTTGACGGCATGTTCTACGGGGTCCCACATGGGGCCTATGTGGAATGGGATTCCGGGTTACTCTCGTCGATTCCCGGCATGTTGGTCGGAGACACCATAGCCGAAGTGGATGGTCTGATCCGGAAACTCGGGGGAGAGTCAGGGAAGGTCTCGGCCGCCACAAGCGATGGTCGTTCGCACGCATCTGGATTTACAAAGTCGCCTGTCTTGCTTCGTACGATGCCGGAGGAAGGATACGATGTGATCTCCTATGAGGGCTGGATTTATGGCATGCCGCATGCGTTAGGGCCCATTGATCTAACGGAGATCGACGTCCTAGAGATGCCAGGCGTCATTCGCGACGTTTCCCGTGATGCGGTGGAAAATGAAATCCTTGCGCTGGGTCACAACAATGTCAGATCGTGCAGTGCCGTTGAAGCATGAGGTTGTTCCAGAAAAACATTTCAACTCCCGGCATCTTACAGAACCTCGCCCCGGCGTCCTGGCAGGAGCATCGGTTCGGGTTGCCGCTAGCCAGATGGGAACGGCTGAAAGGCAAAAGCTTTTGGATAACAGGCGCAGGCACCGGATATGGACGATGCATCGCGCTGGCGCTTGCCGCCGCCGGCGCCCGAGTCTTTATTTCAGGAAGACGAATCGAGAAATTGCACGAGACGCTGGCCGAGGGGGTTTCGCTCGGCATTGACGTCAGCCGCTGCGTTTCGGTCCCGGCGGATATTCGACTGGAAACCGACCTGGCCCGGGCGTCGGAGACCATCGGCCTTTTCACTCGGAGTCTCTATGGGCTGGTGCATAGCGCCGCGCTCCCTCAACAGGGAGCCACGTCCTATCCACTTGCAGACCAAAGTGCTGCGGCATGGACGGACCTTCTCGCTACGAATGTGACGGGACCCTGGTTGACCTGCAAGGCGGCTATGCCATTCTTAAGCCATGACGATGAATTTAGAATCATCTTTCTATCCTCTTTTGCCGGCTGGGCCTCGACTCCTGGTTTTGGTCCCTACAATATCAGTAAATCAGCTCTTAATACGCTAGGGGCCTCTCTTGCGGCCGAATGTGCCTTGAAATATCCGGGCAAGGACGTTCAGATCAACGTTTTGGTGCCAGGCGAAGCGCGTACGGAAATGAATCAGGGATCCATAGAGAGTCCGTACGCCGTGGTCAGCATGGTGCTCGTGTTGCTGTCCCATCCGCCTGGCGGTCCCAACGGGTTTTTCTTCAATCGTGACGGACGCCATCTCGCATTTGCATTCACTCAAGAATACCCTCAATCACTCTTGGCCACGCAGTAACGCATCACGTAGCGGCATCACTTTTCAGTTTGAGCATAGGTGCGCATTTATCTGAGGTGAAGGTCTGGCAGAGGTTGATTACAGGTACGCAAATACATCATAAAAGAGGAGAGGGGCGTGATAACGATAAGAGAACGCCCCGTCCCCTGACGCACGACCGAAGTGAGTTGTGCTGTTTGGTCCATCGCTCGGTCAATGAACTGACGACATAGCATTAAATGACCAGCCCTATCTTGAACGTCGCGATCCCTTGGAACCTAAGCCACTACATTCCGTTGGATGGGTTTCATCCGCTTTATCGAGCATTGTTTGATCATGCCCCCGAGAATATCAAGCTGTCGGCGTGGGATAACGTCGAACTGTATCGCAAGTTTCAGGGCGATGCGTCGGTACGGAAGGCCACGGTCGAGAAAATAAAAAAGCACGCCGCCCGCTCTCGTCGAGTTGATGAAAACCCCGTTGCAACTCAGTATGAGGAATATTTCTGGCCTCCCGACCAGGTTCTGACTGCCGCACTGGAGGGCGACATAGAGTTTCATCACACTGCACCGTTCCCCTCTCTCAAACGGCCGTTTGTTTTTCACTGCGAGTCGTTTGCACCGATCTTGTTCCCTTTTGCGCAACAAGGGGGCGACAGTGTTGATAGCGACGAAGATCTCAGGAAGCATTATAGAAGCATTTTTGCCCATCCTCTGTGCCTCGGAATCTTTTCCCATGTGCCCGAGACGCTTCGTGCGCTTAGCGCATTCTTGTCCGACACAACCATCGACAAGAAGTTGTTCCCCTCGCGAATTGGGCTAAGTGACGATGCGCTCCCTCTTCACGAACCATGTCAAAAGCCGTCGCTTTCCAGGCCGCGGTTCTTGTTTGTCAATTCCGCGAACCAGAATCCGGTGAATTTCTTTCGTCGTGGGGGGCATCTCGTCTTACGTTTTTGGAAGGAGATGGTCGTCAGTGGTCGAGGCGGCCTCCTGATGCTTCGTTGTGCCATGCCTGGTGATATCGAGTTGCAGGAGTATGGAGTCGATGTATCTTGGGTGAAGGGTGAAATCGGCCGAAGTATTGTTTGGGATCAAGGCTATTTGGCCAGCCATGAAATACAATCTTTGATGGCCAGCGCGCATTTTTTCCTGCTCCCTAGTGCGGATTTGCACTCGGTTTCGATCATGGAGGCCATGAGAGCGGGAGCGATTCCAGTCGTGTCCGATGCCATGGGTATCACGGTGTGCGTCGCCGATGGGGAAAATGGGATCGTTTTATACGGTGTACGAAAGGAAGTCTGGCCCAAAGGCGCAGGAACGGATCTCTTGTTTGGCCAATCTAGTCGAAACGCCGAGCTTGACAATCTTCTGGTTGAACAACTGAGAAGCCGCGTGTGTGCTTTGTTGGAGAAGGAAGATACTTATTGGGATATGCACAGGTGTACGCAGACGTATGCCCGAGAGCGGTTTTCGGGGCAAAGGTTTGCCCAGGATTTCTGGGCTTTGGTGGTGGATTTATACGCTCGCTTCAGGCCAGCGTCCGTTACCGGAGAGTCCGGTTTTGATCACCTGAGCCGTTGCTTGAACGAGTGCACGATCAAGAGCGGTGAGTGGGCACGAGTGTTTGAGAGCCCCCCGCAGCCTATGTTACGAATAAAGACGGAGTTCGCCATGGTATGGGAATTGGGTGGTGCCATGATCCAGACCTACGGCAATCCTCGCATCGAGCTGAATGACTGGTCCGTATTGGCCCGATATCATAAACCTAGCGCACCAGAAGTGACGTACGCGTATACCTTGGAAGAACTGGAAGGAACATACCTTCACCCGCTCGGAGGGCGTCGGGAAGGAATACGGCGCAAGTTGGTTCGATGGGTTTCCAAAACTCTGAGGCCATTTCCAGCCTTGTATCACTACGCAGCCTCGGTCCTTGCGGTGTATCGTCGGCATGGAGGACTCGGGTTCGCCAGGCCCAACGCAGAGCCCGATATCGAACTCGTCCGTCAGGGAGTCTCGGGACATAACATTATCCGACATCGTGATCGATACTATGCCATACTTCAGCGCGAAGGAGAATTTTCTCCGAAGAAGGCCGAGGCCGGTGGCTATTCGTCTTGTTATCGAGGACATTCTGTAGATGAGGTGCTTGGAAGCATCGTTGCCAGCATGTCGATATCGAAGTCGTTCGATTTTGAAGAAGACACTGAATCAGCTCAGGTTATTGTGGAAGGGTTTCACAATTTCAATATCGTCCGTCAAGGTAGAGAGTTTTACGCTATTTTGCAAAGTGAGGGCGCATTCGTAAAATCAAAGTTACTATCAAAACAATATACTCCTTTCTTTTCAGGCCCCTCGCTTGAAGAAGTTCAACGCAAAATTTTGACTGCATCCACCGTCGAGTCGGCATGGCACCAGGTCTGGCAGAATCCTGCCGACTCTGTTGAAGCGTCGAGACGAGGCACCCGCTGAAGAAGCCTTCGATCCATTGCTGGGTCTACAATCATCAATTGTATGGGATCGGTGATCAAGTGGGCTTTGCGGTCACTGCTTTCCGTCAGCACGGCTATCCGGTTTCCGTCGGGAAACAGCCGCGTCCCTCGTCTCTGAATGTTCTCATTGAAGGGTTCTCCACGGAAAACAGTAGAAATGTGTTGCTCGACTTTTGCCGGTCATCGCGGAAACGAATCGCGGTGATCATGACCGAGCATGTGGATTTTCAGCATGGCCAGATCTATTTCCACGGTGCTCCGCTGGGGAGTCACAACGATTACATGCACTCGTCCACAATTCTCACTCGGATGGAGCATCTGTTGGAGTGCCTGCCCTATCTCCGTTGTTTCTTCGTCTTGGGTGACTTGCCTGAGTTGCGAAATATCTCAACGCTTGTGCCTGGTGTTGAGGTGCGTGCAATCCCATTTCCGGATCTCGGCAGAGGCTTGAATTTTGAGACAGAGAGTCCTTCTGATATCGTCGTCAACGATCTTGTGTTTACCGGAGCCATGACGGAATATCGTGCTCGGCTGCTTTCCATGTTGGAGGCTGCGGGGCTATCCGTCATGTGTCCGAGAAAATTCGTATCAAGGAAGCGTCGCAACGCAATCAATCGGTCGGGGAAAGTGATTGTCAATATTCCTCAGCGAGGAGGTTGGCAGTGGTTGTCATTAATGCGAGTTATCGCCGGACTCCAAAGCGGACGAGCCACAGTCTCGCTGGGGACACACGATAGCTCTCACATATCCTCCTGTTGTACCCAGGTGGATGTTCAACACCATGATTGGGCAAGCCAGGTGAAACAGTGCGTTGATGACTGGAAGTCGCTCTATGTCAGAGACCTGACGAGCTATTCCGCTATGGTACAGATGTTTGAGCGAGAAAGACCCTTTCCTCATGATGTACTTGAATACTGGAGTATCACCGACGGCGTATGCCAATAGTACATCCTTCTCTTGTCCCATCGTTTTCAGGCCGCTCCCATTGACCATTGCCGCTCTCTCCCGCGTTGTGAGGCATCTTTTTCGCAATAGCGCAATTATCCGATGGGGTGCGGCGTTTCTTGGCCCCCACTTCCTCACCAGTCTTGGTGCATTGCCTCGCTACCTCGCGGAATGGAAAGCTTATAACGAGAAGGCTGCCACCCAGCAGCTGTTGCTCAGGGACTCTTACCCCTGCCTTGTTGACCGTGTCGTAGACACGCCCTTCGATCCGCATTATTTCTTTCAGGCTGCATGGCTTGCAAGGCGGTTACAAGGATCCCGTCCGGCTTTTCATGTCGACGTGGGTTCCAGTGCGATGATGATCAATGTGCTGAGCGCCGCCGTGAAAACCGTGTTCGTCGATTATCGTCCGCTTCGCGTCAGCCTCTCCAATTTTACTTCGCTGGCAGGAGATATCGTGCGATTGCCATTCGGTGATGACAGCATTGGGTCACTATCATCCCTGCATGTCATTGAACATGTGGGTCTTGGGCGATATGGCGATCCGCTGAATCCTGACGGAAGTCAGCTCGCAGCTTCTGAACTCCAGCGCGTGTTAATGCCCGGTGGTACGCTCTTTCTATCAGTACCGGTCGGACGCGAACGGGTTTGTTTCAATGCGCATCGAGTGTTTTCGCCGAAGACGGTCAGGGACTTCTTCAAGGAACTCATGCTCATATCTTTTTCTCTTGTAGACGATGTGGGACAGTTCAATGAGGATGTTTCACCAGAAACTGCTGCCAACCTAGAGTATGGATGTGGCCTTTTCGAATTTGTGAAAGCACGTGAGTAGGTCTCTACGGGCCTGGTTGGCTCAGAGCGAGCTGTTTGCTTATAACGTCGTGCGGCGCGATCGTTGGATTGCGAAACAGGCGTCGCTGGTGCCGAGTGGGACGAGCGTGCTGGATGTCGGCGCCGGCTCTTGCCCGTATCGTGCACTGTTCGCACACTGCCACTACCGTACGCAAGACCTCGCCCCGTTGCGGGGCGACCAGCTCCGACATGGGGGCTATGGGGCTCTCGACTTCGTGTCGGACGTGACCGCCATCCCGGTGCCGGACGGCAGCTTTGGGGTGGTGCTCTGTACGGAGGTGCTGGAGCATCATCCAGAGCCTATCCGTGTGGTGAACGAATTGGCGCGGATTCTTCAGCCGGGAGGAACGCTCGTTCTCACCGCACCGCTTGGATCAGGAATTCATCAAGAACCTTATCATTACTACGGCGGCTATACGCCTTGGTGGTACGAGCGCTTTTTGAAAGCAGCCGGATTTGAAGACATCTCGATTGAACCGAACGAAGGGTCGTTTCGATTTTTCGCACAAGAATCCTTGAGGTTTCTTCAAACGACCAATCCGATAAGCAGGAGTCTTCCCCTCGGGATTCGGCTACTCTGGCTTCCGATATGGGTCGCGCTTTGTCCCGTCCTTGGTTTCATCATCCCTGTATCGTGCAAATGGCTGGATCAGTTCGACCACGAGAGGCGGTTTACCGTCGGCTACCATGTGACGGCCAGACGGACTCGGCACACGTGATGCCATGAAGATTTTGTGTGTGATGGGAGAACATGCTTATGGCGACCCTGTGCGCGGAGAAGGTCCCGAATTTGCGAATTTTATTCCCGCACTCAGACGATTAGAACATCAGGTCAGTTTCTTCGAGTCATTGTCGCGCGAACCCCATGGGGATTTTTCTCGTTTGAATCAGGCTTTGTTGCAACGGGTGGAAGAGACCAGACCGGACGTTGTCTTCTGTGTGCTGATGCATTATGAAGTGTGGCTTGAGACCGTTCGAGTCATTCGGAACAGTGGAACCTGGGTGATCAATTGGTCGACGGATGATTCCTGGAAGTATCCGATGTTTTCCAAACTGATCGCGTCGGAATTCGATCTCTTTGTGACCACCTACCCCCAGATGATCGACCGCTACCATCAAGACGGCATCAATTCGGTTTGCCTCTCTCAGTGGGCGGCCAAGGCTGATAGCTTGATGCCTCCTCTCCCTGCTGAGGCCTGTCGATATCCCGTGAGCTTTGTCGGTGCCGCCTATGGGAACCGTCGAGCCATGATCGCCCGGCTTCGCCGCGAAGGCATCGAGGTCACCTGTTTCGGACATGGATGGCAGGAAGGCGCGGTGGAGACTAAGCGGATGGGGGACATCATTCGCGAGTCGCAGATCAGCCTTAATTTTAGCGATGGAGCACATGGTCCGTTGAATCCAGAGAGCCGACAGATCAAAGCGCGCGTCTTCGAAGTGCCCGGGTATGGAGGCTGTCTCCTGACCGAAAAGGCTCCGAACCTTGAGCGATACTTCCGGATCGGGGAAGAGGTTGTGACATTCGAGGGTGGGGAGGAAATGGTCCAACAGGTAAAGATGCTGCTCTCATGTCCTGATCGGCGCGATAGGATCGCCCGTTCCGGATATGAACGGGTGCGCTGCGACCATACCTACGAGCGACGGTTTGAGGAGCTATTGGACGAGCTGACCCGCCGTATTCCACGTCGGCGCGCGTTGCCCGTGGATTGGGCGACGTTTCAAACCGCTGCAGAGGACCACTCCACAGGAACGGCCATTCGAATCATCCGAGCACTGCTGGCATCGGTTGTTTCACTCGTCTGGGGGAAAGACCGCGGCCCTCGTGCGGCGCGTCGGTTGGTTTTCGAGCTGTCTTGGAGACTACGCGGTGCCTGGACCTATACCGCCGCGGGGTGGCCGGGTCGGATGTTCTACAGGGAAAGTTGATTGGACGCCCGGCCTCTGGTCACTATTGCGATGTCGGCGTACAATGCGTCCGGAACCATCGGCCTGGCTTTGCGGTCGATCCTTGCCCAAACGTATCCAAACTGGGAACTGATCGTCGTCGATGATGGTTCGACCGATCGAACCGCAGCGATCATATTGAGTGTGAAAGATTCTCGAATCCGATTCCTTCAAGAGCCGACAGGGAATATGGGCCTCGCTTCACGGTTGAATCAGTGCGTGCGTCTCGCGAAGGGACAGTATGTCGCCAGGATGGATGCCGACGATGTGGCGTATCCGCAACGTCTTGAGCGGCAGGTTCAATTCCTGGAAGAGCATCGCGACATCGATTTGCTGGGAACGGGCGCCGTGATTTTCAAGGGCGAAGGCGAGATCATCGGATGTTATCCCACGGCTAGCTCACATGAAGCCATTTGTCGAAGACCATGGTGGGGATTTCCGCTTGCCCATCCGACATGGATGGGCAAGCGGGGCTGGTTCTTGGCCCATCCCTATTCCGACGAAGATACGCGATGCGAAGATCAGGCACTCCTTCTTCAGAGCTTTGCTCACAGCCGATTTGCGGCGTTGGAGGAAGTGCTCTTGGGTTATCGCATGGACAGAATTGCGGCAAGGAAATTGGGACGTGGTCGATTGAACTATTGCCGCCGACTCGTCGGACAAGTACACGATACCCATTCCGCCCTTCGCTCCATGCAAGGAATCTTCGTCCATAGCCTCGGGTTTGGACGAGATGTCCTGCTGGATCTGGCTGGTGCACTGAACCGATCGTCGAGGCGGTCGTTTCAGGCTGTGAACGACCGGGTGCGGAATGAATGGCGGGTGGTTTGGCAAGACGTGAGTGGGTCGGAGTGCGGAACCAGATGACAGCTACTGTTGACGGAGCAATGACATGATTCATTGCTGGATCTTCAGCCGTTGTGTTACGACGCATCATTGCCCTAGAGTTTGACCATCTAAGGTTGTCGGTCGAAAGCGTTCATTCAGTAGCATGAAACCGTGATGTGCGTCATCGGATAGCGTTCTCATCGTGACAGTGCGGCCAAATTCCATCCCGAGGATTTTGTTTTTCATCACGGAGGACTGGTACTTCCGACTGCATTGGGTGGGGCTCGCACAGGCGGCGCGGGATGCTGGGTTTGAAGTGCTGCTCGCGATGCGCGTCCAGGAACACGGCCCGGAGATCACCCGACAAGGTTTCAAACTGTTTCCTATCACTCTGCTTCGCCGAAGTCTGAACCCGATACGAGAATCTCGAGCCATTATGGAGTTGGTTCGGCTTTACCGAACGGAAAAGCCTGATCTTGTCTTTCACGTCGCCATCAAGCCGATTCTCTATGGGGCCATCGCGGCCCGCCTTGCGGGAGTCCATTCCGTGATCAATGTATTTGCCGGATTAGGCTACGCGTTCACCAGCGAAGAATTGAAGGCAAGATTCTTCCGTCAGTTCTTAAAGCTTGGGCTGCATGTGGCCTGCAAAGCCGCCAGCTCGATCGCGGTATTCCAAAATGAAGAGGATCAGGCTCAGCTGGTGCGTGATCACATCGTAGAGCACAGTCAAACGCGAGTTATTCGGGGAACGGGAGTAGATGTAAACCGGTTCCGTCCTATGGACGAGAATCCTCAAGAACTCGTTGTCCTGTTGGCCAGCCGGATGTTGTGGGATAAAGGAGTCGGGGAGTACGTGGAAGCGGCGCGGATCGTGAAAGAGATGAAGCTGGATGCGCGGTTTGTCCTTGCAGGGCGGTGTGATGAAGACAACCCGGCAAGCATTCACTCGAATCAATTGTACCAATGGCAGGATGAAGGGGTGATTGAGTGGTGGGGACAACGAAACGATATGCCGATGGTGTTCGGAAACGCGGCCATCGTTGTGTTGCCGTCCTACCGCGAAGGACTTCCCGTCAGTCTCCTGGAAGCGGCCGCATGTGGAAAACCGATCATCGCGACCGATGTCCCGGGTTGCCGCGAAGTTGTCCGGCATCGTATAAACGGTCTCCTGGTTCCTCCCCGGAATGCCGTTGCGTTGGCAGATGCCATCGTCATGTTACTAATGAGTCCGCAATTGAGAAGTGAATTGGGTTGTCGAGGGAGAGAGATCGTCGTGAAGGAATTTTCCTCGACCGTCGTGACTCGGCAAACCTTGGCTTTGTATCATGAAGTACTCTGCAGTGGCACATGATCCTAATGAGTGGTTCATCGGCTGGAACTGCAGGACCTCGATCCGATTCAGTGACTTCATATGCGGGTTTTGGTGACAGGCGCATCCGGATTGTTGGGATCATGTCTTGTCCGGAGGCTCTGCGGATCCGGATACCAAGTGCGGGCGGTCATTCGTGAACCGGGCCGGTCTTCGTTGGTCCCGCGGGAGGCCGAAACGATCGTTGCGGATGTTCGATATCCGGTGCCTGCGGAACTCGCGAGCGGGTGTGGCGCCATCGTGCATCTCGCGGCTAAAGTCCACGCAATGGAGGATTCGGGACAAGAGAAGGACTACGAAGTCGTCAATATCGAAGGCACCAGGCACATCCTCGATGCAGCGGTGCGGTCCGGGGTGCCTCGGATGGTGTTTGCGAGTTCAGTGAAAGTCTTTGGGGAAGAGACGAGTGGATGTATTGATGAAGCACGACCGCCCGATCCACAGACTCCATACGGTCAGTCAAAGTGGCAAGCGGAGCAACTTATCTCCGACTATGCAACGCGCCATCGCTTCACGGCAGTCTCGCTCCGTCTACCGATGGTCTACGGTCCGACCATGAGAGGCAACCTGTACCGAATGATCGAAGCGATCGACCATGGGCGATTTCCCCCTTTGCCTCGTCTTTCGACGGTCCGAAGTCTTTTGCATGTCGAAAACTTCGTGCATGCGGTATCCCTTTGTCTGCAGGTGTCGTGCTTTAGGCGATCAGCGTATATTGTCGCTGATGCCGACCCCTATTGTGTGACTGATCTGTATGAGTGGTTGCGCGCAGGATTGGGAAAGACGCCTGCAAGATGGCGAGTTCCACTCTGGGTACTCAAGGGGGGCGCCCGATTGGGGGACTTGCTCCAAGTCTTCAGTGGGCGGCATACTCCCTTAACGACGAATCAGCTGACCAAGCTCATCGGTAGTGCTTGGTTCAGTGCCGGGTCCATCACTCATGAATTAGGATATCAGGCCGCACACTCTTTTAAGGAAACGGTTCCGGAGTTGATTGCGTTCTATCGGCAGTCGATAAGAGTCTGAGCACGGTATACAAAAAAGTGGCCTACATCAGATAACCGCCAGCTATGCCAAGTGTAATAGTCATATTCCCGGCTCTCTTGGCCGGTATATGCGCCTGGTGGCTCACCAGAAACTTATGTTCCCGGAAATCGTTTCTCTCCGTCCTCGCTCATCCGAACGAACGGACACTGCATTCCATGCCGACCCCCCAGACCGGAGGGTTGGCCATCGTGTTAGGTGTGGTGATCGCGCTCATGGCTGCCGCCAGCGTTCTTGCGATCGCACAGCCGTCGAAGCCTGTCTTGCCAAAGGGCCTCGCCTCAGGAAGTCTCTGGATTGTGGCGTCCATGCTCCTTGTGTTTACGGTGTCCTTTCTCGATGACTGTGTCGGTCTCCCTGCGGGTCTCCGTTTAGGGATACAGGCGGTCTCCGCGTGCATCATTATCGGGGGTGTGGGTTTGACCTTGTCTTCCATCCCCATACCCGGAGGACCGACCCTGCTGCTGGGGATCACCTCGATTCCGGTCAGTATCCTCGTCCTCCTCTGGATGGCGAACCTGTATAACTTCATGGATGGTATGGACGGTTTTGCTGGAGGAATGACCTTTTTGGGGTTCGGGTTTCTCGCCTATTTTGGATGGCAGGCTCAGTTCCCCGTCTTGTTCATTATCGCGTCCTTCGTGGCAATGAGTGCGTTTGGGTTTCTTGTCCATAACTTCCCACCGGCTCGTATTTTCATGGGTGATGCGGGCAGCATTACGATTGGATTCTTGGCGGGAACATTGATGATTCTCGGCGTTCGCGACGGAATATTCGAGCTGTGGGTCCCTGTCATGATTTTCTCGCCATTCATCGTGGATGCCACCGTGACGTTACTCCGACGAGCGATTCGTCGCCAAAAGATTTGGGAAGCCCACCGGGAACACTATTATCAGCGGTTGATTCTAAGCGGATGGAGTCATCGCAGGACCGTGCTCACGGAGTACGGAATCATGATGCTGTGTGGAGGCCTGGCGGTCCTCTATCATCACTCCTCGGAAAAATGGCGTCTCATTATTTTAGGTGTATGGTCGGCGATGTTTCTTGTCTTGGGAATCCTCGTCAATCGGTTGGAACAGACGCCCCGAAAATCTCGCCCTGTTCGAGAGGCTCATGTGGTTGGCGAAGAGAGTTCTGCACGGGCGGTTTCTGAACAGGCTCCTGCGCGTGTGACCGTCAAAGCGTAGCGCGGTCTTGTTTGGCGCCTCGCCGTATCACACGAGCTCGACTCTTCCTCGAACATGATAAGGGCATGGATGATCAGACGCCCTTCACGCTGAAGACCACGCGCGACACGGTGTCCGGCGGGCTCCTTAATCAGGATAGCTTCGAGAGATGTCCGTTACAAAGAGAACTTCAGGCATCGGACCGGTTCTCGATTCGTCCCTATTGCGCATGAGCCTGCTCCAGACGGAGGCGAAGCGTGCGGCGGGTTGGACGACGACTGCGCTTGGGTTCACCATTCCCATTTGGGTCGTCGCAGACAGTATCCTCCTGGGCCTTCTCGTATTGTGTTGGGCGGTCAGTGGAGGGTGGCGGGAGAGACTCCGCCGAGTCAGTGCGAATCCCGTGGCGTTGGCCGCGCTCCTATTGTTCGGTTGGTTGCTGGTAGGGACTTTGTGGGGCGAGGGCGCGGTAGAAGATCGAGCGTTGTCGGTAAAGAAG is part of the Nitrospira sp. SG-bin1 genome and harbors:
- a CDS encoding methyltransferase type 11, translated to MSRSLRAWLAQSELFAYNVVRRDRWIAKQASLVPSGTSVLDVGAGSCPYRALFAHCHYRTQDLAPLRGDQLRHGGYGALDFVSDVTAIPVPDGSFGVVLCTEVLEHHPEPIRVVNELARILQPGGTLVLTAPLGSGIHQEPYHYYGGYTPWWYERFLKAAGFEDISIEPNEGSFRFFAQESLRFLQTTNPISRSLPLGIRLLWLPIWVALCPVLGFIIPVSCKWLDQFDHERRFTVGYHVTARRTRHT
- a CDS encoding glycosyl transferase family 1 encodes the protein MRPNSIPRILFFITEDWYFRLHWVGLAQAARDAGFEVLLAMRVQEHGPEITRQGFKLFPITLLRRSLNPIRESRAIMELVRLYRTEKPDLVFHVAIKPILYGAIAARLAGVHSVINVFAGLGYAFTSEELKARFFRQFLKLGLHVACKAASSIAVFQNEEDQAQLVRDHIVEHSQTRVIRGTGVDVNRFRPMDENPQELVVLLASRMLWDKGVGEYVEAARIVKEMKLDARFVLAGRCDEDNPASIHSNQLYQWQDEGVIEWWGQRNDMPMVFGNAAIVVLPSYREGLPVSLLEAAACGKPIIATDVPGCREVVRHRINGLLVPPRNAVALADAIVMLLMSPQLRSELGCRGREIVVKEFSSTVVTRQTLALYHEVLCSGT